A region of the Myxococcus stipitatus DSM 14675 genome:
GTGCCTCGCAAATACGTCATCCTCCTCGTCGTCGCCCTTGGCGTCATCGTGCTGGACCAGTGGACGAAGTATCTGGTCGTCCGCGAGCTGACCTCCCAGATGCAGGGGCAGGAGACGCTGGGCGGGCGCCTGGGCGCCATGTTCGGCGACCCGCCTCCGCAGGGCTACGACGGCCTGCACTACCGTCCTCGCCGCAGCATCGAGGTCTCCGAGAACTTCTTCCGCCTGCGCTACGCGGAGAACCCGGGCGCCGCGTGGGGCTTGTTCCGGAGCATGTCCCCGGACAAGCGCGGCCCGCTCTTCCATGTCGTGAGCCTGGGCGCGGTGGTCCTCATCGTCTTCTACTTCCGCAAGCTGTCCGGCTCGGACCCGGCGGAGAAGTGGGCGCTGTGGGGGCTGCCGCTCGTGCTGGGCGGCGCGATGGGCAACTACATCGACCGGCTGGCGCGCGGCTTCGTCATCGACTTCCTGGAAGCCCACTGGTTCGACAAGGCGGCGTGGCCGTCGTTCAACATCGCCGACGCGGCCATCTGTGTCGGCGTGGGGCTCTTGCTGGTGGATGCCTTCGTCCGCAAGGAGAAGCCCGCACCGGCGCCGACGAAGGCCGCCTGAAGTCCCACGTCCTGGAGGGCTGTCGGGCTGTCGGGCCTCGGGTGGGCCCGCCTCGCTCCGCTGCTTTCCTCGCCATCCGGCAGGTCTCCATGCTCCCCGTCCTCTTCCGCTTCACCTTCACCAGCTTGTGGGCGCAGCTGCTGCTGTACGCGGTGGCCGTGGGCACGGTGGGCTACATCGTCTTCAACGGGTGGCGGGGCGCGCAGGGTGAGCTGGATGGGAAGACGCGGGTGCGAGCCCCGGTGAACACCACGGACCGGGTGCTGCGCGCCGCGGGCTTCGGTGTCGCGGGCGCGGTGCTGGCGTGGTTCGGATTGAAGTACGCGCTGCCCGCGGAGGCCTTCCCTGGAGGCAAGGGCGAGGGCATTCCGCTGCACACCTACGGCGTGCTCCTGGCAGGCGGCTTCATGACGGCGCTGACGGTGGCGGGCCGGCTCGCGCAGGACGAGTGGCGTCAGCTCAAGCAGGTGGATGGCCAGTGGGTGGACGTGGAGGGCCCGAAGAAGCGCGAGCAGGTGATGGACATGGCCTTCTGGCTGCTCGTGGGTGGCATCGGTGGCAGCCGTCTGCTCTTCGTGTTGGTGAACTGGCGGGACTACGCGCGGGACTGGACGCAGGTGCTCTCGCTGGGCGGCGGGCTCGTCTTCTACGGCGGGCTGATTGGCGCGGCGGTGGCGGCGTGGTTCTTCGCGCGCGCGCACGGGATGGACTTCCTGCGGCTGGCGGACGTGTGCATCCCGACGGTGTCGCTGGGCCAGTGCCTGGGGCGGCTGGGGTGTTTCAGTGCGGGGTGCTGCTGGGGGGATGTCGCGCCCGCCAGCTCGGCGACCGCGGTGCACTTCCCCGGAGCGGGGCTCGCGCAGGACCTGCTGGGGCAGGTGGGGAGTGCGTCCAGCCTGGCGTACTCGTCGCAGGTGCAGGATACGCGCTTCGTCGTGGAGTCGACGGGGCAAGTGCTCCATCAGGCGGTGCCCGAGGCGGTGCGCATCTCCGACTGGGTGCTCCAGCACGGGCACACGCTGGGCGTCTATCCCACGCAGCTCTTCGAATCGCTGGGGCAGCTGGGGCTCTTCGTGGGGCTCCTGTATGCGCGGCGCTTCCGCCGCTTCCACGGGCAGATTTTCGCGCTCTGGCTGATGGCCTACGCGGTGCTGCGCAGCACGGTGGAGCTGTTCCGGGGCGACGTGGAGCGCGGCACGCTGCATGGCCTGCTGGAGTCGATGGGGGCCCAGGGGCTGGCGGAGGTGGTGCCGTTGGAGGCCTGGTACAATATCTCGACCAGTCAGTTCATCTCGCTGTGCATGTTCGCCTTCGGGGCGACCTTGCTCTACCGGAAGGGGCGGCGAGGGGTGGGTGCCGAGCCTTCAGGCGGACTGGGCCCTACACCGTCTGCGGCGTGAGGTTGATCCTCGGGCGCGGGTTGGGGACACTCTGAGGCGTCATGCCGCCCCCCGACGCCCGACAGTCCGCCGCCAAGACTCCCTCCGCGAAGCCCCAGGCGGACACCAGCTCCAGCGAGGCTGTGCTTCAAGAGTGTGAGGCGCTCGAGGCGGAGCTGGCCGCGCTGCGCAACCTCTTCGAGCAGTACTTCATGGGGCTCGACCGTCATCCGCCCACCAAGGCGCATGACGACTTCAAGAAGCGGGTGAACCGGCTCAAGACGTCGTTCATCCGCAGCACGGCCGCCAAGTTCCGGGTGGGCTCGGTGCATAGCAAGTTCCTCACCTACGACCGGCTCTGGATGCGCACGCTGCAGGAGATTGAAGCGGGCACATACAAGCGGGACCTCTTCAAGGCGCGCCGCCGCGCCGAGGCCCGGGGTGGGGCTGCGAAGGACCCGAAGAAGAACGTGGTGGAGCTGCCGGAGGACATCTCCGACATGGACTTCGAGGAGGTGGAGGAGTTCGTCCGCCCCCGCCCCGTCAACGAGCCCCCTCTGGCCGCGGCCATCTCGGCGGCAGCGGCCTCCGTGTCCGCACCCACGGGGACTCCGTTCCGGGGGACGCCCACGGTGGCCCCGGCCGCCGCGACTCCATCCATGCCGAGCGTGGCGCCTGTCGCGCGAAGTGGGGTGCCGGGTGTGACGCCGGTGCCCTCGGTGGCGCCGGTGGCGGGAACACCTCCACGAGGACAGCCCACGGTGGCACCGGTGGCGGGGACCCCTCCACGAGGACAGCCCACGGTGGCACCGGTGGCGGGGACCCCTCCACGAGGCCAGCCCACGGTGGCACCGGTGGCGGGGACCCCGTCGCGAGGCTTGCCGACGGTGACGCAGCCGCTGGGCGGGACTCCGGCGAGGGGCAGTGCGCCGGTGCCTCCAGGGATGGCCACCGCGAAGCCGGCGGCGAGTGCTCCTGGCGCGGGGGCGGGTGGGATGCCCAGGGTGACGGCGCCAGCCGCCGCCGCGGCGCCCAGGCCTCCTTCCGCGACGGGCGGCGGTGGCATGTCGGACGACAAGCTGCGGGCCGTCTACGACGCCTACGTCACCGCGAAGCGGCGCTGCCAGGAGGACACCTCGAAGCTGTCCTACGAGTCCGTGGCGGCCACGTTGCGAAAGCAGGTGCCGGAGCTGCTCAAGCAGCACAACGCGAAGGCGGTGGAGTTCAAGGTCGTCATCAAGGACGGCAAGGCTTCGCTCAAGGCCGTGCCGAAGTAGACGGCGCGCCTGCTCAGGACTCACGGCCTCGGGCGCGCGGGTCGCGCCCGTGGATGGTGCTCACCCACTGCGACGACGCGCGTCTGGATGTGCGCATCTCCCAGGTGTGGAGCGTGGGGCACGTGAGCTCACGCAGATGCGCTTCGCACAGCGCTCTGAACGGCTTCCCGGGACCGCGATGTCGCGCGGAAGCGTGCGTGTTCCGGTGTCACGTGCAAGGAGCATGAATCCCGCCCGTGTCATCGGCGACAGGGCTGCATCGAGCGGAGCCGACGTTTGCAATGTTTTATCAAGGTCGATGGCCCTGGGGTGAAGGTCCTTGAGGGGGATTGTATTCTGTCGTTGTCGGAGTTGCGGCAGGATTCAGTCGTTCTTGTTGGATGTCTTTGGGGTTGGTGTCATGCTGCGTCTTGGGGACATCACAAACCGACAAGCGATTGTGAACATGGTTTTTCATCGACTCCGGTCGGATGAGTTCATTGTCGCTTCAGGGGCGTGGGGGCCACTCCGACGGAGCGGTTCTTGGCGCAGGGCCGTTGTCCTCGGGCGTTCTTGAACCCATGAAGACTTGCCTGGGAGCTCTCTCGCGATGGAATCCTCCATGACCGAACCCCGTCCGGAACTTCTGCCTCCCAAGCTGGGCCCATGGGGCATGGCGCTCTGGATTCTCGCGCTGCATCCCGTGAGTGTCGTGGTGAGCAAGGTCTTCTTCTGGCACGCCACGAGCGCGACGGAGTCTCCGTTCGCCTTGAGTGGGGGCTCGTATCTCTTGGCGACGGCCTTCGCGGGAGCCCCCCTCGTTGCCTTCGGGCTCTTCGTGTTGCTCCTCCGGCGAGCAGCGGCTTCGCGTCCGTCTCTGCGTCTCACGCTGAGGGTCGGGACAGGGGCGTTCCTCTTGACCTCGCTCGCCTCGCAGATCCTCGCGTGCCAAGGGGCGTCTGCCGACGCGCAAGGTGGCCTGCTGTTCGTCTTCCTGCCGCTCTATGCCGCCGTGCTCTCCGCCGTCTTCATGGTGCTGGTCTACGGGCTGGCGCGGCTGCGCGGCCCGTGAGGGGTTCTGTCCTCTGGACGACCTCCCTTTTTCTCGAAGAAGTGCACGACTTGGAGTGGTGGATGAGAGGAGCCAGGGTGCCCTGAAAAATGAGGTATCCCGTTGGCCCGCACGGGTTGTCGCGCCAAGGGAGGCTCCCTACCTTGGCCTTCGCGCGAGAAGACTCTCGGCCGGCGCGAGACACGCGGGAGGCGATGTGGGGATGCAGAGGTGGCTCGGGCTTTTGGTGGGTGTGGGGGTCGCGGTGACGACGGGATGCTCGATGCCTTCAGAGGAAGCACGAGCACGTCTGGCCGCGTTGGAGGCGGAGGCCGAGCAGATGGACGCGGTCCTGGACAACGTGGAGGAGCGGCTTCTTGGAAACCAGGCCATGCTCCAGACGTGGCAGGAGTTAGGTCGTCGCCACCAGGAAGTGACGCAGCTGCATTGTCAGACTTCGGACGCGCACATGCTCGCGCGCCTCAAGCACTACGAGAAGATGGAAGAGCGTGTGCGCCAGTCGCGCCGCCGCAGCAGCGTGGCCGCGGTGGACACCGTGCTGACCTCCGGAAAAGTGCCCAAGCGGCCGCGCGGCGCGAACTGACTCAGAGGCTCATCCGCTCGCGGAACCGCAGCGACTGACGCCGAGACATCTCCACCTCCGGCCCTCCTCGCAGGCGCGCCACCAGCGTGCCTCCTGGGCCCGGCTCCAACGTCTCGACGAAGTCCAGGTTGATGAGGTGCTGGCGGCTGGCGCGGAAGAAGCGCGCCGGGTCCAGCTTCTCCTCCAGGTAGCTCAGCGAGCGCAGCAGCAGGGGCTGATGTCCCGGCAGGTGCAGTCGGGAGTAGTTGCCCTCGGAGCTGATGAGCGGCACCTGGGCCAACTGCACCAGCCAGCAGCGCTCTCCGTCGCGCACGAAGACCCGCTCCAGCGGCGTGCCCGTGGGGCGTGAGGACTCCGGCGCCTGTGGGACGTGGCCTCGCTGACGAACCCGCTCCAGGGCCTCGGCCAGCCGCTCCGCTTCGATGGGCTTGAGCAGATAGTCGAGCGCGTTGACGGAGAAGGCACGCACGGCATGGGCGTCATAGGCGGTGGTGAAGATGACGTCGGGGGGCTCGTCCAGGTGCTCGAGCACATCGAAGCCCGTGCCACCGGGCATCTGGATGTCGAGCAGCAGCAGGTCCGGCGCGAGTGCCTCCACCTGCTGGCGTGCCTGCTCCACGTGGGTGGCCTCGCCCACCACCTCCACGTCCGGGAATGCGGCCAGCAAGCGGCGAAGCTCCGCGCGGGCCAGACGTTCATCGTCGACGATGAGGACTCTCATGGGGACAGGGGGATGCGGACGCGTGCCGTCGTCAGCACCGCGCTCGTCTGGTCGAGTTGAAGTGAAGCCCCCACGCCGCACAGCAGGCGCAGTCGCTCGCTGGCGTTGTGCAGTCCTTCGCCGTTGGAGTGCGGCGGCGAGGGGGCTCCCACGGGCGCGGGCGTGTTGGCCACCTCCAGCAGGAGGGCGCCATCGCGCACTCGAGTGAGGACAGTCACCTCGCCGCCTTCGGGCATCTGGGCGATGCCATGCTTGATGGCGTTCTCCACGAGTGTCTGCACGAGCATCGCGGGCACGGCGATGCCGAGGGTCTCGGGGGCCACGTCCTCGCGCACGCGGAGCCGCTCCTCCAGCCGGATGCCTTCCAGGCTCAGGTAGTCGCGCACCACCTGGAGCTCCTGGGACAGCGGCACTGTCTCGGGGCCGTGGGAGGACAGCGCGTGGCGCAGGAGGGTGGACAGCCGCGTCACGGCTTGTTGAGCACGGGCGGGGTCCTCGACGATGAGGGCTCGCACGCTGTTGAGGCAGTTGAAGAGGAAGTGCGGCTGGAGCTGGGCCTTGAGGAAGCGCAGCTCGGACGTCTGCGCGGCGACCTCCTGCCGCCAGCGCTCCCGCTCCGTCTCGCGCGCCTGCTCCACGAAGTGGACGGTGAGATAGGTGAGCAGCCACATCAACATCACCACCGCCCAGAAGGCGCCTCCCGTGATGAGGAACGAGAAGGAGAAGTCCGAGGCGCTGTAGATGTGCAGCACCGGATACGCGAGCACCAGGCCGATGACCTGTTGCACGAGTCCCAAGGCCGAGCAGGTGAGCGGGATGAGGAAGGCCAGCCGCCGCATCGGCAGGCGGACCCACTCACGCATCGGCAGCCAGGACCGGGCGAGGTGCGTGATGAGTCCGCCCGAGAGGCACATCAGCACGGTCCAGGCGGTCCGGGCGGCGAACTGCTCACCGCCTCGGGACGTGGTGGCGATGAACAGGAGGGACAGCAGGATGTTCGAGAGGCCGTAGAGGCCCCATCCGCCCAGCTGGCAGGCCGCATAGACCAGGGTGCGTCGGGAAGACATGCGAGCTCCTGCCGCCGAGAGGATGCGAGTCCACCACGCTCAGCGCGGGAACTCCATGCGCGCGACGGGGGCGTGGGCCTTCAGGAAGCCGTCGAGGGCGGTGAAGAAGCCCTGGGGGTCCTCCCACATGATGAAGTGCCGGGCCGTGTCGTGCATGACGACACGCGCGGTGGAGAGGTTCTGGTACTGGCCGCGGTACAGGGCTTCCACCGTCTCGCGCGGAACACGTCCCTGGAAGGCCACCCAGGAGCCGAGCACGAAGGTGGGTGCGGTGATGCGAGACAGCTCCGGGCGCAGGTCGGTGACGCTCATCTCGTACACGGCCTGAGCCACGGTCTCCGGGTCGGAGTCCGCGCCCCAGCGCGCGGCGACCTCGCGGTGTGCTTCATCGGAGATGTAGATGCTCAGCGCGTGGCGAGAGCCCTGGTTGCGCTGCTCCACGGTCTGCATGCGCAGCTGCGTGCGGGTCTGCTCCGCGAAGGGCTTCGCGGACTCGGCGGTGGCGCCTGGGTACATCAACGCGGGGAGGAAGGGGACGCTGTCCACGATGAAGACGCCGCCCACCAGCTCCGGTGCATCGGCGGCGAGTCCGAGCGCCAGCACGCCGCCCAGGCTGTGTCCGACGATGATGGGCTTCTGGAGGCCGTGCGCGCGGATGTACTCGGCGAGCGCGTGGCGCACGGTGGGCATGAAGGGTGCGGGGATGGAGGGCTGACCGGCGAAGCCCGCGAGGGTGAAGACGTGGCAGTCGTACTGCCCCTGGAAGTGGGTGACGGTGTCGTCCCACACGGTGCCGGCCGAGGCGAGGCCGGGGATGAACAGCACGGGACGCCCTTGTCCCGAGCGCTTGACCAGGAAGGGCGAGGGCGCCGCGGGCGCGCTGGAGGGCGCGGTGGTGGCGCAGCCGGAGAAGAAGGCCAGGGCGATGAGCGTGGCCAGCAGAGGGGCACGACGCATGGAGGACTCCCACGGTGACGGACGCCGCCGGAAAGGCGGTGCCGGGCGAGGAGGAAGGTACGTGCCGAGACGCGGCGCGCCCCGGATACTCCATGAGCGGTTCCCCAGCGGGATGAGTGGTGACGCGAGTGGGCGACGGGCTCGTTGCCGCGCTCACCAGTCCATGAGGCCGAGCAGGACCGAGCCCCACAGCCCGAGCGCGCACGCAGTGCCCACGGTGAGCGCGAGCAGCGCGAGGCGCAGTCGCTGCGAAGGGGTGCGACCGCGCATCAAGAACAACGCGGTGCCAGCGCCGAGCAACGCGCCCACGGGTGTTCCCACGAGCAGCCCCCCGAGGCCCGGGAAGCCGTGATGCGTCGCGGGTGAGAGCGCCTGGTCCAGGACGACGCCCACCGTGAGGCCGACGGTGCCGCCCGAGAGGAAGAGCGCGACGAGGAGGAACACCGCACTCGCCACCGCCACCGAGCGTTCGTTGGACGAGGGCCGTGAAAGAGGGGCACTGGGCGAGGAGGTCATATCCCTGTCGGGGGGGGCGGCGAGGGGACTACGGAGCGCGGAGCTCCTGTCGGATCTCCATGAGGATGCGCCCCAGCATGTTCTTGCCGCTCCCGTCTCCGCCATCCCCCCAGTAGTCATCCTGGTCGGTGTGCTCGACGAGCTTCGCGTCACCTGTCTCCAGGAGGAGCCGCGTGAGGTCCTCGTGCTGGGAGAACTTCGCGCGGACGGCTTCGCGCATCACGGAGACCTTGATGGAGTCCCAGTCGCGCCGGAGCTTGCGCTTGCGGTCTCGCCCCATCCGGGCCGCGAGCATGGGACTGCGCGCCTGACGAATGGCTTCCTGGGCAGCGGTGTCCTCGAACTTCTGCGCCTGGAAGTAGTGCTCGCTGGTCGGCCACATCCGGCCCGCGAGCTTGAGAGGGTAGGGCGCGAAGTTCGAACACCAGCCATGGTCATCGGTGACGCTGTAGAAGTGGATGACGGGAGTCACTGCCGGCTCCGGGGTCGCGGTGGGCCTCGGTGTGCACGGTCCGGGCGGGTACTTCATGACACGCATGATTTCCTGAATAGCCCGTGGCGTTGGAGGAAACATGAAGTCCCAAGTATGAGCAGGCGGGCGAGCACACCGGTCCGTGACGGCGTGGTCGAATCCGGGTAGAACGGCCGCCGTGAGACGCACCGCGCACGCAGTCCTCGCTGCCATCGGAGCGGGGATGTTGGGATGCAATGACCTGGAAGTCTGTGGCTCCACGGCCCAGGACATCACCCGCGATGACGGGAGCGTCTACCGGTGTGTGACCTCCGAGGACTGTCCTCGCACCTCCCGCGTCAACGTGTGCGTCACCGACGTCTCGCCCATCGCCGAGTGTGTGAGCTGCGCGGACTCGCGCTGCGTCATCATCGTCCCGGAGAAGTGCTAGTGCGGGCCCTGCGGCTCGCCGTCGTGGCGCTGGCCCTGGCGGCTGGCGGGTGTCGCGACAAGCCCGTGGACCACCTCCAGCGCGCCCGCGACGCCACCTTCGAGAAGCGCCCCGATGAGGCCCTCGTCGAGTACCGCAAGGCCTTCGACATGCTGCGGCACGACAGCACCCCGGAGGCGCTCGTCCTCCGCGCACGCGCCCTGAAGGGCGCCGCCGACGTCTACTGGCTGGAGCAGCGCAAGGTGAAGGAGGCCGTGGGCGTCTACCGCGAGCTCATCCAGCAGTGCCCCGAGTCCCCCGAGGCGCTCGAGGCCCGCATCATCCTGGCGGAGCTGCTGCGCGTTCATTACCGCGACCTGCGCGGCGCCATCGACCAGTTCACCGCGGCGCTCCAGCGCAACCCGCCCCAGGGCGCGGAGCTGCACTACCAGGTGGCCAAGCTCTACTTCGAGCTGGGCGACTATCAGCAGTGCGAGCTGGAGACGCGCCGCCTCGTCGAGCGCTTCGCCACCAGCGCCTACGTGGACGACTCCCTGTTCCTCCAGGCGCAGGCCATCGCGATGATTGAGGGCCGGCGCCAGGATGCCTCGCGCGCGTTCGCGGACCTGCGCACGCGCTTCCCGGACTCGGAGCTGTCGCCGCACGCGCTGTTCGAGATGGGCAAGCTGCGCTCGGACGCAGGTGAGCACGAGAAGGCCATCGAGACCTGGGTGGAGACGCTCAAGACGCACCCGGACCCGTCGCTGGTGCAGGACTACATCGCCCG
Encoded here:
- a CDS encoding MXAN_5187 C-terminal domain-containing protein, translating into MPPPDARQSAAKTPSAKPQADTSSSEAVLQECEALEAELAALRNLFEQYFMGLDRHPPTKAHDDFKKRVNRLKTSFIRSTAAKFRVGSVHSKFLTYDRLWMRTLQEIEAGTYKRDLFKARRRAEARGGAAKDPKKNVVELPEDISDMDFEEVEEFVRPRPVNEPPLAAAISAAAASVSAPTGTPFRGTPTVAPAAATPSMPSVAPVARSGVPGVTPVPSVAPVAGTPPRGQPTVAPVAGTPPRGQPTVAPVAGTPPRGQPTVAPVAGTPSRGLPTVTQPLGGTPARGSAPVPPGMATAKPAASAPGAGAGGMPRVTAPAAAAAPRPPSATGGGGMSDDKLRAVYDAYVTAKRRCQEDTSKLSYESVAATLRKQVPELLKQHNAKAVEFKVVIKDGKASLKAVPK
- a CDS encoding LytR/AlgR family response regulator transcription factor yields the protein MRVLIVDDERLARAELRRLLAAFPDVEVVGEATHVEQARQQVEALAPDLLLLDIQMPGGTGFDVLEHLDEPPDVIFTTAYDAHAVRAFSVNALDYLLKPIEAERLAEALERVRQRGHVPQAPESSRPTGTPLERVFVRDGERCWLVQLAQVPLISSEGNYSRLHLPGHQPLLLRSLSYLEEKLDPARFFRASRQHLINLDFVETLEPGPGGTLVARLRGGPEVEMSRRQSLRFRERMSL
- a CDS encoding alpha/beta fold hydrolase, with translation MRRAPLLATLIALAFFSGCATTAPSSAPAAPSPFLVKRSGQGRPVLFIPGLASAGTVWDDTVTHFQGQYDCHVFTLAGFAGQPSIPAPFMPTVRHALAEYIRAHGLQKPIIVGHSLGGVLALGLAADAPELVGGVFIVDSVPFLPALMYPGATAESAKPFAEQTRTQLRMQTVEQRNQGSRHALSIYISDEAHREVAARWGADSDPETVAQAVYEMSVTDLRPELSRITAPTFVLGSWVAFQGRVPRETVEALYRGQYQNLSTARVVMHDTARHFIMWEDPQGFFTALDGFLKAHAPVARMEFPR
- a CDS encoding tetratricopeptide repeat protein, which translates into the protein MRALRLAVVALALAAGGCRDKPVDHLQRARDATFEKRPDEALVEYRKAFDMLRHDSTPEALVLRARALKGAADVYWLEQRKVKEAVGVYRELIQQCPESPEALEARIILAELLRVHYRDLRGAIDQFTAALQRNPPQGAELHYQVAKLYFELGDYQQCELETRRLVERFATSAYVDDSLFLQAQAIAMIEGRRQDASRAFADLRTRFPDSELSPHALFEMGKLRSDAGEHEKAIETWVETLKTHPDPSLVQDYIARARKRIANTTAEGVGQREVAFDRARPAPRSSLEAVGGRPEEAAHEHD
- the lspA gene encoding signal peptidase II: MPRKYVILLVVALGVIVLDQWTKYLVVRELTSQMQGQETLGGRLGAMFGDPPPQGYDGLHYRPRRSIEVSENFFRLRYAENPGAAWGLFRSMSPDKRGPLFHVVSLGAVVLIVFYFRKLSGSDPAEKWALWGLPLVLGGAMGNYIDRLARGFVIDFLEAHWFDKAAWPSFNIADAAICVGVGLLLVDAFVRKEKPAPAPTKAA
- a CDS encoding sensor histidine kinase, giving the protein MSSRRTLVYAACQLGGWGLYGLSNILLSLLFIATTSRGGEQFAARTAWTVLMCLSGGLITHLARSWLPMREWVRLPMRRLAFLIPLTCSALGLVQQVIGLVLAYPVLHIYSASDFSFSFLITGGAFWAVVMLMWLLTYLTVHFVEQARETERERWRQEVAAQTSELRFLKAQLQPHFLFNCLNSVRALIVEDPARAQQAVTRLSTLLRHALSSHGPETVPLSQELQVVRDYLSLEGIRLEERLRVREDVAPETLGIAVPAMLVQTLVENAIKHGIAQMPEGGEVTVLTRVRDGALLLEVANTPAPVGAPSPPHSNGEGLHNASERLRLLCGVGASLQLDQTSAVLTTARVRIPLSP
- a CDS encoding NADAR family protein, translating into MTPVIHFYSVTDDHGWCSNFAPYPLKLAGRMWPTSEHYFQAQKFEDTAAQEAIRQARSPMLAARMGRDRKRKLRRDWDSIKVSVMREAVRAKFSQHEDLTRLLLETGDAKLVEHTDQDDYWGDGGDGSGKNMLGRILMEIRQELRAP
- a CDS encoding prolipoprotein diacylglyceryl transferase, which produces MLPVLFRFTFTSLWAQLLLYAVAVGTVGYIVFNGWRGAQGELDGKTRVRAPVNTTDRVLRAAGFGVAGAVLAWFGLKYALPAEAFPGGKGEGIPLHTYGVLLAGGFMTALTVAGRLAQDEWRQLKQVDGQWVDVEGPKKREQVMDMAFWLLVGGIGGSRLLFVLVNWRDYARDWTQVLSLGGGLVFYGGLIGAAVAAWFFARAHGMDFLRLADVCIPTVSLGQCLGRLGCFSAGCCWGDVAPASSATAVHFPGAGLAQDLLGQVGSASSLAYSSQVQDTRFVVESTGQVLHQAVPEAVRISDWVLQHGHTLGVYPTQLFESLGQLGLFVGLLYARRFRRFHGQIFALWLMAYAVLRSTVELFRGDVERGTLHGLLESMGAQGLAEVVPLEAWYNISTSQFISLCMFAFGATLLYRKGRRGVGAEPSGGLGPTPSAA